GCGCCAAAACCTGGTACGCCCCGGGTCTCGTCGAAACGATGCCCGATCCGGCGGTGGACCCCGCGCGCGTGGTGGTGGTCTTCGGAGCCGGAGGCGGCGATGCGGACGGGGCGGCGCTTGCGGAAGCGGCCCGCCGGACCCCGGACCTGACATGGCGCGTTCTGGGCCCCATGACTCCTGTGACCGATCCGCCGTCCAACCTCGTCGTCCTGGGCTGGGTCGAGGACGTGGCCACCGAGATCGCGGCGGCCGGCGTCGTCGTCGGCTCGGCGGGAGACGGTGTGGTCGCCGGGGTGCTGGCCGCCGACCGTCCGTTCGTGTGCCTGCCGCAGTCCCGACCGTTCGACGAGCAATCGTCCAAGGCCAGGGCCCTCGCCCGCGCGGGCGCTGCCATCGCGCTCGAGGCCTGGCCGGAGGTCGAGGCCTGGCCGGACCTCCTGGCCCGGGCGCGCGCCCTGTCGCCGACAGCCCGCCAGCACCTGCTTCAGGGTCCGGACGCTGCCGCCATCCACGACCGGCTGCTGCAACTGGCCGATGCCGGCGACCGGTCCGGAGATCGCGCATGACCCTCGCACACCCCGCTCCGCACGGATCGACCGGGCCGTCACCGAAGGATCGCGCCCTGGCCCTGCGGGCCCGGCTGGAAGCACTGGGCGAGCGCTATGACGCCGCGCCGGTCTTCCCGATCGACAGCGTCAGGACCCTCGTCGACGCCGGTCTTCACCGGGTCTTCGCGCCCGTGGCCGCCGGTGGCGACGGGTTCGTCGACGCGCGGGCGCAGGCCTTGGCCCTGTACGACGTGCTGCGCGTGATCGGTCGGGCCGACCTCAGCCTGGGCCGGCTCTACGAAGGCCATGTCAACGCGCTGAAGCTCTTCGACTGGTACGGGCGCGCCGACCAGATCGCCTGGCTGTCGAGCGTGCTGGAACAGGGCGCGCTGTTCGGCGTCTGGGCCACCGAACCGGCCCCCGGCGTCCAGCTGCGGCCCACCGGCGGTGGACTGGACCTCGTCGGAGCGAAGTCCTTCGCGACCGGCGCGGGTGGGCTGGCCTATGCCCTGATGACGGCCCAGCCCGAGGAAGGCCCACGACGGCTCGTCGTGGTCCCGGCCGATCGCGCGGACCGGGCCGATCTCAGCGGCTGGCGGGTGCGCGGCATGCGGGCCACGGGGAGCGGGCGGTATGACGTGACCGGCTTCCCCGTCCAGACGCGGGATCTTCTGGGCGCGCCGGGCGACTACGACCGCGACCCCCGCTTTACCGCCGGGGCCTGGCGCTTCTGCGCGGTCCAGCTCGGCGGCGTTGAAGGTCTGCTGACGGAGATGCGCGCCGCCCTGTCCGATGGCGCTCGGGCAGACCCCCTGCAGCGGGCCCGGTTCGCCGAGGCGGTCGTCGCCACGCGAACGGCGGGACTTTGGGTGCGCGAGGCCGCGGTCCGCGCCGCCGTCGACGATCCGGACGCGCCGGACTTCGCGCGCCTGACACGGGGCGTCGTCGAACGGGCGGCACTCGACGTGATGGAGCACGCGGCCCGTGCCGTCGGCACACGCAGCGCCTTCGACGGGCAACGGATCGACAAGATCATTCGCGACCTCAGCCTCTATCTGAGACAGGCCGGACCCGACTATGCCCGCGACCAGGCCGCCATCGCCTGGCTGGAGCGCGACGTCTGGGGCCGCGAGGACGCGCTGTGGTAGGCCGGCGACGCCTTTCCGCGACGCACTGGCGCGCGGCCCGCTGGCTGGTCCTTGCCCCGCACGCCGACGACGAGACCCTCGGCGCCGGAGCCCTCATCGCCGAAACGGCGCGCGCGGGTCGCCTGGCCGGCCTTGTCTTCCTGACCGACGGCACCGGGTCGCATCCGCATCCGGACGCCGCCAGCCGGGCCCGGCTCAAGGCCATGCGCAAGGCCGAGGCGCGGACCGCCTGCCGCCGCCTGACCGGCGCGCAGGGGCCGAGGCCTCTTTTCCTCGATTGGCGGGACGCCCATCCCCATGCCCCGGGATCGGCTGCCTGGCTTGCAGCCGTCCGATCGCTTGCAGCGCTGTGCCGACGCGAGGGCGTGGACGCCATCGCCACCACCGCGCGGGAGGAGCCTCATTGCGATCACGCCGCGGCCGGGGCCTTGGCGCAGGCCGTGGCGGACGCCGCCCTGCGGCCGGTCACCGTCTTCGACTACTGCGTCTGGGGCGAGCCCCCTGCGCGCGGGTCCGCGCTGGAGACGGGGTTTCTCACACCGGGTCGCCGGCGCGCCGCCCTGGCCGCGCACCGGTCCCAGCTGACACCGGCGTTCGGGGACGGGTTCCGGCTGCCGGAACGCCAGCGGATCATGCCGCGGACCGACCGGCTCTACCCGAGGGATCGCCATGACGCGTCATGATCGCAGTCTCGACGCCGCCTATTTCGAGACCATGTTCCAGGGCGACGACGATCCGTGGAATCTGGAGAGCAGCACCTACGAGGCGGCCAAGTTCGATCGCTCGATCGAGGCCCTGGACGGCCGACGCTATGGCTGCGCCTTCGAGGTCGGCTGCGCCGGCGGATCTCTGACCGAACGGCTGGCCCCCCGGGTGGACGATCTGCTGGCGGTCGACATCAGCGAGACGGCGCTGGCCCGGGCCCGGCGTCGCTGTGCCCGGCTTGCCCAGGTCCGGTTCGCCCGCATGGCCTTCCCGGACGATCGACCCCAGGGGACCGGGTTCGATCTGATCGTCCTGTCCGAGGTCGCCTATTACTGGGACGACCAGGACCTTAACCGGGCGGCGGCCTTCGTCAGCCGCAGCCTTGTGTCCGAGGGCGACCTTCTGCTGGTTCACTACACCGGAGAGACCGACTATCCGCAGAGCGGGGACGCGGCGGTGGCATTCCTCGCGGCGGCCCTGGCCGACCGGGTCCACGTCGTCCGGGCCGAGCGCCACGACCGCTATCGACTGGACCTGTGGCGGTCGCGATGAGCGATGTAAGCGCCCTGACGCTGGTCAAGAATCGCGATCGACATCTGCACCGTCTCGTCGAGGGGCTCCAGCGCAGCGCCGTCCTGCCGCGCGAGCTGGTCATCGTGGACATGAGCGACACCCCGGTCGCCCTGCACGGGACTGCGTTTCCCATCCGGATCGTGCGCCTGGAAACCGGGGCGCTGCCGCTTGCCCGGGCGCGCAACCTCGCCGCTGCGGAGGCCACGGGCGACCATCTTCTGTTCCTGGACGTCGACTGCATTCCAGCGGCCGGTCTGGTCCAGCGCATCGACGACGAACTGCGCCGGGCCGATGTCCTGGTCTGCGCCGAGGTCCGCTACCTGGCCGAGGACGCGGTCGACGACGGCTGGACAGAGGCCGGCCTCGCCGCCCTCGCCGCCCCCCACCCGGTCCGTCCCTTCCCGATGAAGGGCCGCCGGATCGAACCCAATGCCGGCCTGTTCTGGTCGCTGACCTTCGGCATCCGGCGCGAAACCTTCCGTCGCGTGGGCGGCTTCGACGAGACCTTCACCGGCTACGGGGCCGAGGACACCGACTTCGGATTCCGCTGTCGAGACGCCGGCCTCCCGCTGGCTTTCGCCGGCGGGGGTCCGGGGTCCTTTCACCAGCACCACGGCGTCTATGATCCCCCGCTGCAACATTTCGAGGACATCGTCAGGAACGCGACGCGGTTCCAGGCGCGCTGGGGCGTCTGGGCGATGGAAGGGTGGCTCGAGGCCTTCGACCGTCTGGAACTCGTCGCCTTCGACGGCCGTACCCTGACGCGCCGACGCCCGCCGACCCCGGACGAGATCGAGGCCGCCCACCGCCCACCAGACGTTCGCTACTGACCCACCACCTCAGCGAGGATGACAGCCATGTCCGATGCCCCCCTCCCTTCCGGGATTTCCGACGCTCCGACCGCGATCCGTCGTCTGCCGGGCCCGCGTCCGGACCTGCTGATCTTCGAAGTGGATGCCCGGATCCATACGGCGGACATGGCATGGATGGGCGCGACCGTGTCGCAGGCCATGGAGGCCTTCGACCGTATCGACATCCTGCTGCTGATCCGGCGGTTCGAGGGCGCAACGCCGGGAGCCCTGTTCGAACCCACGGCGCTGAAGGCCGAAGCCGCATCGATCCTGGGCGTAAGACGCTACGTTGTCGTCGGTGCGCCGGCCTGGGCCGAGGCGGCGATCACGCTCGGCGGCTGGCTGTCCCCCGTGGAATCTCAGACCTTCGACGCCGCCGAGGAGATTCAGGCCCGGGCCTGGATCGATCGCCCCTGACGGGCCAGCCTAGCGCAACAGGCCGGCCGAACGCAGGGCGTTCTCGATCACGGCCGTGACGGTGTCGCTGGTCGCGGGCGCTTTCGGACGCCCCCTCGCAGGCTCCCGCGAGATCGGCCCGCGCTCCGCAACGACGCTGCCCGGCTCCGGCATGGTGTCGGTCGCCGGTGAGCCGATGCCCCAGTGCCGGACGATTTCCCGGCTGGAGGCGATGCCGACGTCCAGCAGAAAGGGACCGGCCGTGCCGTTTCCGCCTTCGCCGTTCGGCTTCAGCGGTGTCCCATGCCCCATGTCCCTGATCCGGTGCATCTCGATGACCGGCTGCCCGTCCGGACCCCTCCAGACCTCATAGAAGCGTCCGTCGGGCGCGCGCATACGGATGGGCGCGTCCATCAGGCCGTGCACGTCGATCCACTGCCGCAACAGGGCCTCGCCGGCGGCGGGACGCACCGTGGCGTCATGCGTGCCATGCCAGATCGACAGGCGGGGCCAGCCGCCGGCGTGATCCGACGCGCCGCGGACGCTGTCGCCCCAATTGCGGTCGGGGCGCGCCGGTGCCTGGGTCATCGCCGCGAAGGCCTCCGGCATCGAGTGCGCCGAACCATAGGCGAGGCCGGCGATCACCGCTCCGGCGGCGAAGGTCTCGGGGTAGGTCGCCAGCATGACGGCCGTCATGGCACCGCCGGCCGAAAGCCCGGTGACGAACACCCGACGGCGATCCAGGTCGTGCTTGCGTAAAGCCCACTGCACCATCGCATGGATGGAGGCAGCTTCCCCGGCATCGCGCGTCGTATCGCCCGGCTGAAACCAGTTGAAGCAGAGGTTGGCGTTGTTGGCGCGGGTCTGTTCCGGGCAAAGGACGGCGAAACCCAGTTCCGCCGCCAGCGCCAGCCAACCGGCCCCGTGCGCGTAGCCCACCGCGGTCTGGGTGCATCCGTGCAGCACGACCACCAGCGGCGCGCCCGCAGGCAGGGTTTCTGGCAGAAACAGCTTCATCCGCAGATCGCCGGGATTGGGCGCAAAGCCGACTTCGTCGGTTAACAGCGCGCGCCGCCCCGCCGGCCGGCTCCCGTTGCCGGAGGGTCCGACGGAGGATCCGGGTCTATGAGACGGATGGCGCATGGGGTCGGTTCCCGTCACGCGGAACGCGCAACCTGAACCCACCAAGCGCCCCGGACACGTTTATGTTGCAACGCAACATATCTATCCCCAGTCGCCGTACCGCGAGCTGACACGGACGTCGACCCGCTCGCCCGGCTCCAGCGACCGGATGGTCGCCTACCGGTCGAGATCTCCGTGGCACCCGGTTCCGGAAGGCGCGAAGGCGTCGAGGTCGATCGCCTGGGCCATGGTGTCATAACCCTTGTCGTTCGGATGAAGGCGATCAGCACCCACCAGGTCGACCTGCATCTGGTCGGTCTGCGCCGGATCGCGCGTCGCCGCGTCGAAGTCCGCGACGGCGTCGAACGCCCCGCTCTCGCGGATGAAGGTGTTGACGGCCTGACGGGTTGCTTCGGACCGGGCGTCGAAACGCTCGGAGCCGCCGAACGCCGTCATCGTGCCTCCGATGACCTTGATGCCGTGCAGGTGGAGCCGGCTGATGACCTGGCGATAGGCGGCGATGACCTCGTCGGCGCTTCGGCCGACGTTGGCCGGGTTTCCGTCGTGGCGAATGTCGTTGATGCCCTCGATCAGGATCACATGGGTGACACCGGGCAGGGACAGGACGTCCCGATCCAGTCGGGCGCGAACGTTGGCGCTGCGCCCGTCCCGGACCACCTGGTTGCCACTGATGCCTGCGTTGACGACGACGAAGCCCCCCGGACAGGCCGCCTCGAGCCGTCTCCCCAGGACGGAGGGCCAGTCGGCCTCGGCACCGAGGGTCGCGGTCGCGCCCTCGGTGATGGAATCGCCCAGTGCCACCACGACCCGGGGCGCGTCTTCGCTCAGGGCGTAGACGGCGGAGACGAAACTCTGACGGCGGACGAGAAGCGCGTCGGCGGCGACAGGGGCGACGCCCTCCCCCAGCCGCACGGGCACGCGCCGGACGACGCCGCGTGTCGGACCCGGAGCATGCAGGCTGACGCTCAGCATGCCGCCGCGTTCGACCGCGATCGGCAATGGATCGCTCAACAGCGCCACCCCGATCGGCAAGGCGATGTCCCGCGCGCCGCTGAAGGTGACCGGCCGCACGACCCCGTCGGGGCCTGTCGCCGTGACCGTGTCGAGCGCCAGAGGCTCGAGGCCGACCTCGTTGCTGATCCTCAACCGGACGACATCGGCCGCGACGCCCAGACGGATGTCCTGGCGGATGGTCTGGTCGAGATAGCCGAGCGGGGCTTCGGGCGGGCCGTCGAACCGGGGCGGAGCCGGCGCCGCGATCCAGGCCGGTCGCCACGCCGACGCCTGCTGCGCCAAAGCGGGGGTCCCCACCAGCGCGAGCATCAGCGCGATGGCGACCCCGCGGGTCCTCATCACGAGAAGTACAGCCCGCCGTTGATGTCCAGATTGGCACCGGTGACGAAGGCGGCGGCGTCGGACGCCAGGAAAAGGACCGTCTCGGCGACTTCCTCCGGGCGGCCCTGGCGACGCAGCGGCGTGCCTGCCGCCACCGCCGTGCGAACTTCCGGCTTGGTGAAGGTGTCGTGGAAGCTGGTCGCGATCATCCCGGGGCACAGGCTGTTGACCCGCACGCCCCTGGGGCCGAGTTCCTTGGCCATGGATCGGGTGAAGGTCATCAGCGCGCCCTTGGACGTCGCATAGATCGCGGCCCCCGGTCCGCCGCCGTCCCGACCCGCCTGGGACGAGAAGTTGATGATCGCCGCCCCCTCCGTCATCAGCGGCGCGACGGCCCGTGTCATCAGATAGGCCGACTTGAGGTTCAGGGTCATGACGGTGTCGAAGAAGGCCTCGTCGATGTCGGCCAGGGGACGACGCTCGACCATCCCGCCGGCCAGATTGACCAGGATGTGTACCTCCGCGCCGTAGGCGTCCCTTGCCGCTGCGACCAGGGTCGCGACACCCTCGGCCGTCGTGACGTCGGCGCGGCAGACGATGGCCTCGCCGCCGGCCGAGGTGATGCTGTCCAGTGTCTCGGCCGCGCTGGCTTCGTCATTGGCGAAGTTGATGACGACCTTGGCGCCTTCACGCGCAAGCACGCGCGAGACCTCGCGACCGATGTCGCGGCCGCCGCCGGTGATGATGGCGACCTTATCCTTGAGGCGCATTCAGGTATCCTTCAGTGCAGGAGAGGGGTTCGGGGAGACGGGTTCGATCCGCCCGGTGACGAACCACAGGGAGAGGAGGGAAAGGGGGACCAGCGCGGCCACGAGGATGAAGATCGGCCCGTAGGAGATCGTGGTCATCGCAGGCACCAGCCAGGTGGTGATGAGGGTTCCGGCCACCGCCGCCATGCCGCCGATGCCGGCCAGAGACCCCACCGAGCGCCCGTCGAACAGGTCTCCCGGGATGGTCTGGATGTTGCCGATGGCGACCTGGAAGCCGAACAGGATGCCCGCGATGACGAGGACCGCCATGGTCGGATCGGTCATGTTCGGTGCCACGATCAGGCAGGGCATCATGATCGCGCCCCCCAGGGTGACGCACAGTTTGCGCGCCATGCCGGGCGACCGGCCCGACTTGATCAGCAGGCCCGAAAGCCAGCCACCGAACAGGCTGCCGATCATCGCGCCGACGTAGGGCACCCAGCCAAAGATGCCGATCTGCTTGATGTCGAAGTCGAAGGTCTCGGCCAGATAGATCGGCAGCCAGGACACGAATAGCCACCAGATCGGATCGAGAAAGAACCGGCACAGGATCAGCCCCCAGCTTTCGCGGTGCGCCAGGAGCTGGCGCATGTTGGGCGCATAGACCGGGGCCAGCGGGGCGTCCGCCGTGTGGGTCGCGGGCTTGTCCAGGATCAGGGCGCGCTCGGCGGCGCTGACCCAGGGGTGACGATCGGGTCCGGCGCGATAGATGATCAGCCACGGCAGCACCCAGACGAAGCCCAGCGCCCCGACCAGGAGAAAGGTCCCCTTCCAGCCGAGACCGAGGAACATCAGGGCGATCAGCGGGGCCGAGATGATCGCGCCAACGGACGCCCCTGCGTTGAAGATGCCCTGGGCGAAGGCGCGCTCCTTGGCCGGAAACCACTCGGCGTTGGCCTTGACCGCACCGGGCCAGGCGCCGGCCTCGCTGATCCCCAGCATGGCGCGGAACACGCTGAACGAGACGATCGACGTCGCCAGGGCATGCAGGGCGATCGAGATCGACCAGACGCCGATCGACCAGGCGAAGCCGAGCCGCACGCCGATCGCGTCGAACACCTTGCCGAACACGAACTGTCCGAGGGCGTAGAACACCATGAAGACGGTGACCAGGAGGGCATAGTCCTCCTTGGTCGCGCCGATCTCGGGCGCGATCTCGGGCCACATCACCGCCAGCGCATTGCGGTCGATGTAGTTGATCACCGTGGCGATCGCGATCAGGCCGATGATGACCCATCTCATGCCGGACTTCATCGACGCCTCCTCAGCGGTCGAACCGGGCGTAGGGCCCGGTCCATTCGTAGGTCTGTCCGTCCACGGTCACGGTGTGAGCCAGGCCGGCGGATGTTGCGTGGGCGACCCCGAGCGCCAGGGTCTTGCCCGACACCAGGGTCAGCACGACCACCTCGGCGTCGTCACCGCGCACGCGGGCGATGTCGCGGATCTGGCTCGTCGCGCCCGAAACCGTCTCGGCGGTGCCGTCATAGACGCCGTGCGGTTCCAGCACGGAGAAGAAGCTGGCATCGGCCTGACCCTGCATGCGCTGGATCAGCGCCGGCTCGCGCCTCAGGTTGAAGTCCGGATCGTTGGCGCCGCTCTCGACCAGCAGGGCGCTGGTCGGTGCCGACGCTCCGAACCGGTAGGTGTAGAACCGGCTGCCGAGAAGCCAGGTCAAACTGCGGGTTCCGCTGGCGGCCGGGGCGACGGCGTCGATCCACAGATGCTGATAGCCCGATCCTGTCCCCAGCACCGGCCGCTCCAGCACCGAGTGCCGGGCCTCGAAAGCCGAAATGATCTGGCCGTTGAAATGCAGCGGCAGGTCGTACGCGGTCGCCGTCTGCCCCTCCGCCCGGAAGAGGTCGATCACCACCGGATAGGCGAGCTCGGGGTGTTCGACCATGGCCAGGGTGCGGGTCAGGACGACGCCATCGTAGGCGTCCTCCAGCCGGGCAGATGAGATCTGGAGCCCCTCTTCCACCTCGAAGAACAGCGGCGTGGTGGGGTGCTCTTCGCCGACCATCCAGTCTCCGCCGAACTGGCTGGCCTCGCCGACGACCAGGGTGTTGTGCGCCACGGTCTGCATGGCCCAGCTGTCGTTCTCGTCCAGGTAGCCGCCGCCGCCCTTGGCCTCGACATTCAGAAAGCGGGCGGCCCCGTAG
This DNA window, taken from Brevundimonas subvibrioides ATCC 15264, encodes the following:
- a CDS encoding STAS/SEC14 domain-containing protein, whose translation is MSDAPLPSGISDAPTAIRRLPGPRPDLLIFEVDARIHTADMAWMGATVSQAMEAFDRIDILLLIRRFEGATPGALFEPTALKAEAASILGVRRYVVVGAPAWAEAAITLGGWLSPVESQTFDAAEEIQARAWIDRP
- a CDS encoding glycosyl transferase, encoding MIGYYVHHQGAGHLARARAVARGDAARFTLLGTGLAGRTGSLPVIDLPDDRAAGRAFDGRDGAADRPEALHYAPLGHDGVRERVARISDWIATRRPALMVVDVSVEVAMLARLAATPTVYVRLSGSRTDPAHLEAFRGASAILAPFHSDLDDPAMPDWVRAKTWYAPGLVETMPDPAVDPARVVVVFGAGGGDADGAALAEAARRTPDLTWRVLGPMTPVTDPPSNLVVLGWVEDVATEIAAAGVVVGSAGDGVVAGVLAADRPFVCLPQSRPFDEQSSKARALARAGAAIALEAWPEVEAWPDLLARARALSPTARQHLLQGPDAAAIHDRLLQLADAGDRSGDRA
- a CDS encoding SAM-dependent methyltransferase translates to MTRHDRSLDAAYFETMFQGDDDPWNLESSTYEAAKFDRSIEALDGRRYGCAFEVGCAGGSLTERLAPRVDDLLAVDISETALARARRRCARLAQVRFARMAFPDDRPQGTGFDLIVLSEVAYYWDDQDLNRAAAFVSRSLVSEGDLLLVHYTGETDYPQSGDAAVAFLAAALADRVHVVRAERHDRYRLDLWRSR
- a CDS encoding acyl-CoA dehydrogenase family protein, which gives rise to MTLAHPAPHGSTGPSPKDRALALRARLEALGERYDAAPVFPIDSVRTLVDAGLHRVFAPVAAGGDGFVDARAQALALYDVLRVIGRADLSLGRLYEGHVNALKLFDWYGRADQIAWLSSVLEQGALFGVWATEPAPGVQLRPTGGGLDLVGAKSFATGAGGLAYALMTAQPEEGPRRLVVVPADRADRADLSGWRVRGMRATGSGRYDVTGFPVQTRDLLGAPGDYDRDPRFTAGAWRFCAVQLGGVEGLLTEMRAALSDGARADPLQRARFAEAVVATRTAGLWVREAAVRAAVDDPDAPDFARLTRGVVERAALDVMEHAARAVGTRSAFDGQRIDKIIRDLSLYLRQAGPDYARDQAAIAWLERDVWGREDALW
- a CDS encoding PIG-L deacetylase family protein, translating into MVGRRRLSATHWRAARWLVLAPHADDETLGAGALIAETARAGRLAGLVFLTDGTGSHPHPDAASRARLKAMRKAEARTACRRLTGAQGPRPLFLDWRDAHPHAPGSAAWLAAVRSLAALCRREGVDAIATTAREEPHCDHAAAGALAQAVADAALRPVTVFDYCVWGEPPARGSALETGFLTPGRRRAALAAHRSQLTPAFGDGFRLPERQRIMPRTDRLYPRDRHDAS
- a CDS encoding SDR family NAD(P)-dependent oxidoreductase, with protein sequence MRLKDKVAIITGGGRDIGREVSRVLAREGAKVVINFANDEASAAETLDSITSAGGEAIVCRADVTTAEGVATLVAAARDAYGAEVHILVNLAGGMVERRPLADIDEAFFDTVMTLNLKSAYLMTRAVAPLMTEGAAIINFSSQAGRDGGGPGAAIYATSKGALMTFTRSMAKELGPRGVRVNSLCPGMIATSFHDTFTKPEVRTAVAAGTPLRRQGRPEEVAETVLFLASDAAAFVTGANLDINGGLYFS
- a CDS encoding glycosyltransferase family 2 protein, yielding MSDVSALTLVKNRDRHLHRLVEGLQRSAVLPRELVIVDMSDTPVALHGTAFPIRIVRLETGALPLARARNLAAAEATGDHLLFLDVDCIPAAGLVQRIDDELRRADVLVCAEVRYLAEDAVDDGWTEAGLAALAAPHPVRPFPMKGRRIEPNAGLFWSLTFGIRRETFRRVGGFDETFTGYGAEDTDFGFRCRDAGLPLAFAGGGPGSFHQHHGVYDPPLQHFEDIVRNATRFQARWGVWAMEGWLEAFDRLELVAFDGRTLTRRRPPTPDEIEAAHRPPDVRY
- a CDS encoding extracellular catalytic domain type 1 short-chain-length polyhydroxyalkanoate depolymerase codes for the protein MRHPSHRPGSSVGPSGNGSRPAGRRALLTDEVGFAPNPGDLRMKLFLPETLPAGAPLVVVLHGCTQTAVGYAHGAGWLALAAELGFAVLCPEQTRANNANLCFNWFQPGDTTRDAGEAASIHAMVQWALRKHDLDRRRVFVTGLSAGGAMTAVMLATYPETFAAGAVIAGLAYGSAHSMPEAFAAMTQAPARPDRNWGDSVRGASDHAGGWPRLSIWHGTHDATVRPAAGEALLRQWIDVHGLMDAPIRMRAPDGRFYEVWRGPDGQPVIEMHRIRDMGHGTPLKPNGEGGNGTAGPFLLDVGIASSREIVRHWGIGSPATDTMPEPGSVVAERGPISREPARGRPKAPATSDTVTAVIENALRSAGLLR
- a CDS encoding MFS transporter; this translates as MKSGMRWVIIGLIAIATVINYIDRNALAVMWPEIAPEIGATKEDYALLVTVFMVFYALGQFVFGKVFDAIGVRLGFAWSIGVWSISIALHALATSIVSFSVFRAMLGISEAGAWPGAVKANAEWFPAKERAFAQGIFNAGASVGAIISAPLIALMFLGLGWKGTFLLVGALGFVWVLPWLIIYRAGPDRHPWVSAAERALILDKPATHTADAPLAPVYAPNMRQLLAHRESWGLILCRFFLDPIWWLFVSWLPIYLAETFDFDIKQIGIFGWVPYVGAMIGSLFGGWLSGLLIKSGRSPGMARKLCVTLGGAIMMPCLIVAPNMTDPTMAVLVIAGILFGFQVAIGNIQTIPGDLFDGRSVGSLAGIGGMAAVAGTLITTWLVPAMTTISYGPIFILVAALVPLSLLSLWFVTGRIEPVSPNPSPALKDT
- a CDS encoding SGNH/GDSL hydrolase family protein, translating into MRTRGVAIALMLALVGTPALAQQASAWRPAWIAAPAPPRFDGPPEAPLGYLDQTIRQDIRLGVAADVVRLRISNEVGLEPLALDTVTATGPDGVVRPVTFSGARDIALPIGVALLSDPLPIAVERGGMLSVSLHAPGPTRGVVRRVPVRLGEGVAPVAADALLVRRQSFVSAVYALSEDAPRVVVALGDSITEGATATLGAEADWPSVLGRRLEAACPGGFVVVNAGISGNQVVRDGRSANVRARLDRDVLSLPGVTHVILIEGINDIRHDGNPANVGRSADEVIAAYRQVISRLHLHGIKVIGGTMTAFGGSERFDARSEATRQAVNTFIRESGAFDAVADFDAATRDPAQTDQMQVDLVGADRLHPNDKGYDTMAQAIDLDAFAPSGTGCHGDLDR